A stretch of the Pan troglodytes isolate AG18354 chromosome 20, NHGRI_mPanTro3-v2.0_pri, whole genome shotgun sequence genome encodes the following:
- the ZNF345 gene encoding zinc finger protein 345 yields the protein MENLTKHSIECSSFRGDWECKSQFERKQGSQEGHFSEMVFTPEDMPTFSIQHQRIHTDEKLLECKECGKDFSFVSVLVRHQRIHTGEKPYECKECGKAFGSGANLAYHQRIHTGEKPFECKECGKAFGSGSNLTHHQRIHTGEKPYECKECGKAFSFGSGLIRHQIIHSGEKPYECKECGKSFSFESALIRHHRIHTGEKPYECIDCGKAFGSGSNLTQHRRIHTGEKPYECKACGMAFSSGSALTRHQRIHTGEKPYICNECGKAFSFGSALTRHQRIHTGEKPYVCKECGKAFNSGSDLTQHQRIHTGEKPYECKECEKAFRSGSKLIQHQRMHTGEKPYECKECGKTFSSGSDLTQHHRIHTGEKPYECKECGKAFGSGSKLIQHQLIHTGERPYECKECGKSFSSGSALNRHQRIHTGEKPYECKECGKAFYSGSSLTQHQRIHTGEKPYECKNCGKAYGRDSEFQQHKKSHNGKKLCELETIN from the coding sequence ATGGAAAACCTTACAAAACACAGCATTGAGTGTTCAAGTTTCAGAGGTGATTGGGAATGTAAAAGCCAGTTTGAGAGAAAACAGGGATCTCAGGAAGGACATTTCAGTGAAATGGTATTTACTCCTGAAGACATGCCCACTTTCAGTATCcagcatcagagaattcatactgaTGAGAAACTCcttgaatgtaaggaatgtgggaaggatTTTAGTTTTGTATCGGTCCTTGTTCGACATCAGCGaattcatactggtgagaaaccttATGAATGCAAAGAATGTGGCAAGGCCTTTGGTAGTGGTGCAAACCTTGCTTACCATCAAAGAATTCATACTGGTGAGAAGCCTtttgaatgtaaagaatgtgggaaggcctttGGTAGTGGCTCAAACCTTACTCaccatcagagaattcatactggtgagaaaccctatgagtgtaaggaatgtgggaaagcctttagttTTGGATCAGGCCTTATTCGACATCAGATCATTCACAGTGGTGAGAAGCCTTATgagtgtaaggaatgtgggaagtcCTTTAGTTTTGAATCAGCCCTTATTCGGCATCACAGAATTCACACAGGtgagaaaccttatgaatgtatAGATTGTGGTAAAGCCTTTGGCAGTGGTTCAAACCTTACTCAACATCGGCGGattcatactggtgagaaaccttATGAATGCAAAGCATGTGGAATGGCCTTTAGCAGTGGTTCGGCTCTTACTCggcatcagagaattcataccgGTGAGAAACCATATATATGTAATGAATGTGGTAAGGCCTTTAGTTTTGGATCAGCCCTTACTCGACATCAAAGaattcatactggtgagaaaccttatgtatgtaaggaatgtgggaaggctTTTAATAGTGGCTCAGATCTCACTCagcatcagagaattcacactggtgagaaaccctatgagtgtaAGGAGTGTGAGAAAGCCTTTAGAAGTGGTTCAAAACTTATTCAGCATCAAAGAAtgcatactggagagaaaccttatgaatgtaaggaatgtgggaagacCTTTAGTAGTGGTTCAGACCTTACTCAACATCACAGaattcatactggtgagaaaccctatgaatgtaaggaatgtgggaaggcctttGGTAGTGGCTCAAAACTTATCCAACACCAGCTAATCCATACTGGTGAAAGACCCtatgaatgtaaagaatgtggaaaGTCCTTTAGTAGTGGTTCAGCTCTTAATCGGCACCAGAGAATAcacactggtgagaaaccctatgaatgtaaggagTGTGGGAAGGCTTTTTATAGTGGCTCAAGCCTTACTcagcatcagagaattcatacaggtgagaaaccttatgaatgtaagAACTGTGGGAAGGCTTATGGGAGGGATTCAGAGTTTCAGCAACATAAGAAAAGTCATAATGGTAAGAAACTCTGCGAATTGGAAACTATAAATTGA